Proteins encoded within one genomic window of Geotalea daltonii FRC-32:
- a CDS encoding DUF268 domain-containing protein, translated as MAIPLKAKLAKMNLLRWMYGLYKFLTGYVRFIRDFFSFRRQVKNGERFTLRWNDRYPCLDDRTATTGFDRHYIFHPAWAARILARTRPEFHVDISSSLHFCSLVSAFLPVRFYDYRPADLHLSNLTSESADLLALPFGKDTVLSLSCMHVIEHVGLGRYGDSLDPEGDLKAIAELKRVLAPGGDLLIVVPVGNPRILFNAHRIYSYEQITGYFSPLSLQEFTLISDDPATGLIFNALPEQVAEQRYGCGCFWFKREP; from the coding sequence ATGGCCATACCGTTAAAAGCAAAATTGGCAAAGATGAACCTCCTGCGGTGGATGTACGGGTTATACAAATTTCTCACCGGCTATGTCCGTTTTATCCGTGACTTTTTTTCTTTCCGCAGACAGGTGAAGAATGGCGAACGCTTCACTCTGCGATGGAATGACCGCTATCCTTGTCTTGATGACCGGACCGCCACTACCGGTTTTGATCGTCACTATATTTTCCATCCAGCCTGGGCTGCACGCATACTGGCCCGGACAAGGCCAGAGTTCCATGTGGACATATCGTCATCGCTCCATTTTTGCTCTTTGGTTTCCGCTTTTCTCCCGGTACGGTTCTATGACTATCGCCCGGCGGATCTGCATCTCAGCAATCTGACTTCTGAATCGGCCGATTTGTTGGCCTTGCCTTTCGGCAAAGACACAGTACTCTCACTTTCCTGCATGCACGTGATCGAGCATGTCGGCCTTGGTCGCTACGGTGACTCCCTTGATCCCGAAGGGGATCTGAAGGCAATCGCAGAGCTTAAGCGCGTTCTTGCTCCAGGAGGGGATCTTTTAATCGTTGTGCCGGTGGGGAATCCCCGCATCTTGTTCAATGCCCACAGGATTTATTCCTATGAACAGATAACAGGGTATTTTTCCCCTCTGTCATTGCAGGAATTTACCCTCATCTCCGATGACCCGGCGACCGGGCTGATTTTTAATGCGTTGCCGGAGCAGGTCGCAGAGCAACGATATGGGTGTGGTTGCTTTTGGTTCAAAAGGGAACCCTGA